A single genomic interval of Desulfovibrio sp. TomC harbors:
- a CDS encoding septal ring lytic transglycosylase RlpA family protein: protein MAYPWRRIRLPTLLLRLLAILLLALSLAGCAGKATIPRPTGREPATLRPYTVKGVTYVPLHSAAGYREEGVASWYGPGFHGHTTSCGEIYDQYKLTCAHKLLPMHTMVRVTNLENGRSLVLRVNDRGPFVAGRIIDLSQAGARELGVHARGTAKVRVEVEGTVPGAGPQGELPGPFYVQVGAFANMGNAERLLTKLRAAGYAGSRIASKEIDGVWLNQVHAGIFPTTAAAEEARLRLGTRFSGAFVIAQ, encoded by the coding sequence ATGGCGTACCCTTGGCGACGAATCAGGCTTCCGACACTGCTGCTGCGGCTTCTGGCCATCCTGCTGCTGGCCCTGTCCCTGGCCGGCTGCGCCGGCAAGGCGACCATTCCGCGTCCGACCGGCCGCGAACCGGCCACCCTTCGCCCCTACACCGTCAAGGGCGTGACCTATGTGCCCCTGCACTCGGCGGCCGGCTACCGCGAGGAAGGCGTGGCCTCCTGGTATGGGCCGGGGTTTCACGGCCATACCACGTCGTGCGGGGAAATTTACGACCAGTACAAGCTGACCTGCGCCCACAAGCTGTTGCCCATGCACACCATGGTGCGGGTGACCAACCTGGAAAACGGCCGGTCCCTGGTGCTTCGGGTCAACGACCGGGGGCCGTTCGTGGCCGGGCGCATCATCGACCTGTCCCAGGCCGGGGCCAGGGAACTCGGGGTCCATGCCCGGGGCACGGCCAAGGTGCGGGTGGAGGTCGAGGGGACGGTGCCGGGCGCTGGGCCGCAGGGCGAACTGCCCGGCCCGTTTTATGTGCAGGTTGGGGCGTTTGCCAACATGGGCAATGCCGAGCGGCTGCTTACGAAGCTGCGTGCGGCCGGCTATGCCGGTTCACGCATTGCCTCCAAGGAGATCGACGGGGTGTGGCTCAATCAGGTCCACGCCGGGATTTTCCCGACCACGGCTGCGGCCGAGGAAGCCCGGCTCCGGCTGGGGACGCGCTTTTCCGGGGCCTTTGTCATCGCCCAGTAG
- a CDS encoding amidohydrolase family protein yields the protein MPLPAPPTPDQTLRPADNAPHAVTARLALTMVPDAAPLEGPAVLLAGRRILAVGPKRAVLRGFTGPVDDLGEAVLVPGLVNAHTHLELSHLAGASPVGLGFCAWVRWLMAEPQAGLSAEALGQALAGAVAQAADTGTAAVIDVGNRAGPAVAQALRAAGLGGLVCQEYLGWRGQPPTALPPALAAAAGDGVAASASGHALYSTSPDRLRRAMAVCRDRAAPFCLHLAEHPGEVELLATGAGEFADLLRGRLLPKNWRAPGRTPVAEAKAQGLLGPGTLAVHAVHLTPDDVAILAASGTTVCLCPRSNARIGVGTADAPGLLAAGIPLALGTDSLASNDDLNLWNEVRALLAAHPGLPAQAILAALTTVPARLLGRETTLGRLAPGAVGGLAVIPPDLVDRLSLAQKKGSG from the coding sequence ATGCCACTCCCTGCGCCGCCAACACCCGACCAGACACTGCGTCCAGCCGACAACGCCCCGCACGCCGTCACCGCCCGCCTCGCCCTGACCATGGTCCCGGACGCCGCGCCCCTGGAGGGTCCGGCCGTGCTCCTGGCCGGCCGGCGCATCCTGGCTGTCGGACCAAAGCGGGCGGTGCTGCGCGGCTTCACCGGGCCGGTGGACGATCTGGGCGAGGCCGTCCTCGTTCCGGGACTGGTCAACGCCCACACCCACCTGGAACTGTCCCATCTGGCCGGCGCGTCACCGGTCGGGCTCGGGTTTTGCGCCTGGGTGCGCTGGCTCATGGCCGAGCCCCAGGCCGGCCTGTCTGCCGAGGCCCTGGGCCAGGCCCTGGCCGGGGCCGTGGCCCAGGCGGCCGACACCGGCACAGCCGCCGTCATCGACGTCGGCAACCGGGCCGGGCCGGCCGTGGCCCAGGCCCTGCGGGCGGCGGGCCTCGGCGGTCTGGTTTGCCAGGAATATCTCGGCTGGCGGGGCCAGCCCCCAACGGCTCTGCCCCCGGCCCTTGCGGCGGCGGCCGGGGACGGCGTTGCCGCCTCGGCCAGCGGCCATGCCCTCTACTCCACCAGCCCGGACAGACTGCGCCGGGCCATGGCGGTATGTCGCGACCGGGCCGCCCCGTTTTGCCTGCATCTGGCCGAGCATCCCGGCGAAGTGGAACTGCTGGCCACCGGCGCCGGGGAATTTGCCGACCTGCTGCGCGGCCGACTGCTGCCCAAGAACTGGCGCGCCCCGGGCCGCACCCCGGTGGCCGAGGCCAAGGCCCAGGGCCTGCTTGGTCCGGGCACCCTGGCCGTCCACGCCGTCCACCTGACCCCGGACGATGTCGCCATCCTGGCCGCAAGCGGCACAACCGTGTGCCTGTGTCCGCGCAGCAACGCCCGCATCGGCGTGGGCACGGCCGACGCGCCCGGCCTGCTGGCCGCCGGCATCCCACTCGCCCTGGGCACCGACTCCCTGGCCTCCAACGATGACCTGAATCTCTGGAACGAGGTCCGCGCGCTTCTGGCCGCCCATCCGGGCCTGCCCGCCCAGGCCATCCTGGCCGCCCTGACCACGGTCCCGGCCCGCCTGCTTGGCCGCGAAACCACCCTTGGCCGATTGGCCCCCGGAGCCGTCGGCGGACTGGCCGTCATCCCCCCAGACCTGGTTGACCGCCTGTCCCTGGCCCAAAAAAAGGGGTCTGGATAA
- a CDS encoding integration host factor subunit alpha, producing the protein MNGKTLTKADIVDYIYEKTERNRAEVKVLVDHLLELMKDSIKRDNSLLVSGFGKFESYDKKARKGRNPQTNASIMLPPRKVVVFRLSRKFRAELNPDEVL; encoded by the coding sequence ATGAACGGGAAAACCCTCACCAAAGCCGACATTGTTGACTACATCTACGAAAAGACCGAGCGCAATCGGGCCGAGGTCAAGGTGCTTGTCGACCACTTGCTGGAACTCATGAAGGATTCCATCAAGCGGGACAATTCACTGTTGGTCAGCGGCTTTGGCAAGTTCGAGTCCTATGACAAAAAGGCCCGCAAGGGACGCAACCCCCAGACCAATGCATCCATCATGCTGCCGCCGCGCAAGGTGGTGGTGTTTCGGCTGTCGCGCAAGTTTCGCGCCGAGCTCAATCCCGACGAAGTGCTGTAG
- a CDS encoding HIT family protein, giving the protein MEPADCIFCKIVKGEIPCAKVYEDGQVLAFLDIAPVTPGHVLVIPKAHHADLFALPDSLGAALLAAQKRVGRAVMAAVGASGLNVQQNNAASAGQVVFHAHYHLIPRREGDGLRLWPGTPYADAAGMAAVAAAVREALASLE; this is encoded by the coding sequence ATGGAACCTGCGGACTGCATTTTTTGCAAGATTGTCAAGGGCGAGATCCCCTGCGCCAAGGTCTACGAAGACGGGCAGGTCCTGGCTTTCCTCGATATCGCCCCGGTGACCCCGGGCCATGTCCTGGTCATTCCCAAGGCCCATCATGCCGACCTGTTTGCCCTGCCGGACAGCCTTGGCGCGGCCCTGCTGGCCGCCCAGAAGCGCGTGGGGCGGGCCGTCATGGCGGCAGTGGGGGCAAGCGGGCTCAATGTGCAACAAAATAATGCCGCCAGCGCCGGGCAGGTGGTCTTTCACGCCCACTACCACCTCATCCCGCGCCGCGAGGGCGACGGGTTGCGGTTGTGGCCGGGCACGCCCTACGCCGATGCCGCCGGCATGGCCGCCGTGGCCGCAGCCGTGCGGGAAGCCCTTGCTTCCTTGGAATAA
- a CDS encoding radical SAM protein: MFLTHKGCPGRCVFCAQQLQSATAPAPLEATLARLGKDLDAAARAGRGPYELAFYGGVFTGLPHPWPERFLAVARGWRQAGLITRVRCSTRPDACHPTILSNLAGQGLDLVEIGAQTFDDAVLAASGRGHDAAAIRRAARDIPAAGLELGLQLLPGLPGHTPDMLTRDVAETCALAPRTVRLHPCLVIDGTPLADRYRAGAYRPWDLDATLDALAAAMLPLWRCGIRVIRLGLAPEPGLETAILAGPRHPALGSRVRARALFSLVAAEAAALGQRPVRLDAPRRFAGELFGHAGELTAAYAGLGLPREAVHFASREDFHLTAQAV; encoded by the coding sequence GTGTTCCTGACGCATAAGGGCTGCCCGGGCCGCTGCGTCTTTTGCGCCCAGCAGCTGCAGTCCGCCACGGCCCCGGCCCCGCTTGAGGCCACGCTGGCCAGACTGGGAAAAGACCTCGACGCCGCCGCCCGGGCCGGACGCGGCCCCTACGAACTGGCCTTCTACGGCGGCGTGTTCACCGGCCTGCCCCATCCCTGGCCCGAGCGGTTTCTGGCCGTGGCCCGGGGCTGGCGGCAGGCCGGGCTGATCACCCGGGTGCGCTGTTCCACCCGGCCCGACGCCTGCCATCCGACGATTTTGTCCAATCTGGCCGGCCAGGGTCTTGATCTGGTGGAAATCGGCGCCCAGACCTTTGACGATGCCGTGCTGGCCGCCAGCGGCCGGGGCCATGACGCCGCCGCCATCCGGCGGGCCGCCCGGGACATCCCGGCCGCCGGCCTGGAACTCGGGCTGCAACTGCTGCCCGGACTGCCCGGCCACACCCCGGACATGCTGACCCGGGACGTGGCCGAAACCTGCGCCCTGGCCCCGCGGACCGTGCGTCTGCATCCCTGCCTGGTCATCGACGGCACCCCTCTGGCCGACCGGTACCGGGCCGGGGCCTACCGCCCCTGGGACCTGGACGCCACTCTGGACGCCCTGGCCGCCGCCATGCTGCCGCTTTGGCGCTGCGGCATCCGGGTGATCCGGCTGGGGCTGGCCCCGGAACCGGGGCTGGAGACCGCGATCCTGGCCGGTCCGCGCCATCCGGCCCTGGGCTCGCGGGTCCGGGCCAGGGCGCTTTTTTCCCTGGTGGCGGCGGAAGCGGCGGCCCTGGGGCAGCGCCCGGTGCGTCTGGACGCACCCCGGCGTTTTGCCGGAGAACTGTTCGGCCACGCCGGCGAACTGACCGCCGCCTACGCCGGCCTGGGGCTGCCCCGGGAGGCGGTCCACTTTGCCTCGCGGGAAGATTTCCATCTCACGGCGCAAGCTGTTTGA